The following is a genomic window from Fundulus heteroclitus isolate FHET01 chromosome 16, MU-UCD_Fhet_4.1, whole genome shotgun sequence.
ATCCATGATGGTCGAGTCTCAAAAAAGGCACAGGCAATTTCGGTCAGCCCTGATCACCCACTCTCAGTTTGTGCTGAATCGCTCCCCACTGGGAAGCAATTCAGCCTCCAGTGGGCCAGAAGTAACTGGTATACGTCTTTATTTATACCTACAGCAATTTAAATGCTGAATCTGCTCTAGGACTTAATTGATGATaataaattttctgcatttactgattatttttacttatttgatTGATGGTTACCACTGTTGTATTTGTTGTATATGCATATTGACTCTGACTCTTCGTCAAGTGAAATCCTAATTTATAACATCCTGCCTTAAGAGGGCTCTGCTGTGCCAAGATAGCAGCTCTCGGAAATTTTACAGCAATATCTTTCAGCTGAAGCTCCACAGGTTTGAAGGATTAtacttgtttttatatttaaatttggTGCAGTAATTGCGGAAGGCTCTGATGTGATAACGCTAAAGCATATAATGTTTTTCATGACTGCCAAAGTTCATGTAATGCTTGTTTCAGGAAGTGATCAAAGGAAAGTCAAACCAGACCGTATTAAATGTCTTGCAAAATAGATTGAAAAGAAGCAAGAGAATGGGTTTCACAAAAACTCAGATTTTATTGGGCAAGGAAAGAACTCTTGAcatgtttgaaatgtttgtgtttatggCTTTTATACGGACAGGTTTTAATGGATGTTGCTACCGCTAAACAATGTGATACCAGTGGAATGTCAAGGAAAAGTGGTAGATccataaactaaaaacaaataaacaatgaatGTGTATTCATGGGTAGAATCCTAATAACACTCTTAACATCACCATGATTTGTAAGGTCTTTGGCCAGTTGatacattacaaaaacaaaaggtgtaCCATTTACAAAACTTGTTTACATCTTTCTCCTTGCTAATCCTAAGATTCTTACTCTTTGATTACAGTATCTCTctacctttatttttatttttatatgtgattGCATCTGGTCTCAACAAGCCTAAACTTGATATAGAATTTGCTAAATGCTAAATGCGGAGGCAAATCTTATGAGGAATTTGAAAACACGTGGGCAACATGTGATGCAACCGAGTATCAGTCCAGTTCAGGTACTTTCCAGAGGACAGAGTTTTACTTGATTTCCACGGTCTGGATGCGAGACTCCCCATCAAAGCTGATGACGGAGTACTTCTCTGCACCCAAGCGGTTGGCAAAGTGGATTGTAGAGCCATCTGATAAGGTCACGACAAACTCAGCTGGGGTGAATTCAATGGTGATCTAAGTGAAAGGATGAATCAGCAAAGAAGGGAAACATTAATAGAGATACTGTGACACACTTTCCTGTCAGTATTTTCATGGACACAATGCAGACCTTGAACTCCTGTCCTTGCTGGAAAGGAAAGCCTCCCTCGCGGACCTCCTCACACCAGTTGCCTCCTTCATAAGAATTGCAGACCACTACGTTCTCGTCTCCATGGGCGTTAAATCGAGGGTTAACGTGCAGAGTGATGTCCTGCTCATCAGGGCCAATGTTCACGGCAAAACTACAGAATAAGAAGAACATAAAAAGTATAGATGTATAGATGTTATACATGGGTCAGACACCCTCTCTATTTCTGAGGATAAGCTTTCGTTTTTTTAAAAGCCCCATAGGTGGAGCgactttgttttggtttctgaGCCATTTCTATAGTTATGAGGCAATACAATACTGTAGGTTTAAAGTGCTGAACAACATACCAACCACTTTTGCTATTTTCATCCTGCAACATATCCCATGTATGTTTGCTTGCAACAACGACTGCCACTAACTATGAGTTTATCCCTGCGTCTATTTTTTCCATAGAGTGCATTCGTCTTTGTACCGCTTTCCCGACCACGCCATTTACACATTTTTCTGTGTGGTTCTTTACTACACAGTCAAAGAGTATTCCTGCTGATAGCTGTGtgcactttttgttttcattagccAATACAAAAGAGACATAAATcagagtgtttgtttgtttcctgtCTGGACAGAGCCACTGATGCCACTAGTGCTATTAAGTTTAAGTTTGTGTGTATTCaacagaaagtactcctggctcaGCTCCTTTGTTATCAACTGCGCCTCTGTCTTGGATGGAGTCACTGACAGTACAACTGTCAGCTCCCCATCTTTCACCTTTCACATTAAAGAGGACCTATTCTGCTTCCTTTCAAACAAGTGAGGATAGGTCTGTGGGTTACATAAAAcatactcattacattttctgcacaaATTATTCTCATATAATGACATTTCAGCTCCTCAGTTCAGGCTATTTTTAGCgcctttcagaatgagctgttttagGGCTCtataactttaagaaaatatGCTGTACCTGGCCATGTCCATCAAACTCCAT
Proteins encoded in this region:
- the LOC118566371 gene encoding beta-galactoside-binding lectin-like; protein product: MMKGMIIKNMSFKVGQTLTIIGVAKPDATDFAVNIGPDEQDITLHVNPRFNAHGDENVVVCNSYEGGNWCEEVREGGFPFQQGQEFKITIEFTPAEFVVTLSDGSTIHFANRLGAEKYSVISFDGESRIQTVEIK